A stretch of the Corynebacterium maris DSM 45190 genome encodes the following:
- the msrB gene encoding peptide-methionine (R)-S-oxide reductase MsrB, with the protein MSDDTQQTNFKLIADDEWRQRLSPEEYYVLRQAGTEPPGTGEYEHTTTEGVYSCRACGAEIFRSTEKFASNCGWPSFHSPAGNDAVIERRDTSHGMVRVEVLCANCESHLGHVFEGEGYPTPTDLRYCINSLSMKLEPAQAEN; encoded by the coding sequence ATGAGCGACGATACCCAGCAGACCAACTTCAAGCTGATCGCCGACGACGAATGGCGCCAGCGCCTGAGCCCGGAAGAATACTACGTTCTGCGTCAGGCCGGCACCGAGCCGCCGGGGACCGGTGAATACGAGCACACCACCACCGAGGGCGTCTACTCGTGCCGGGCCTGCGGGGCGGAGATCTTCCGCTCGACCGAGAAGTTCGCCTCCAACTGCGGCTGGCCGTCGTTTCACTCCCCCGCGGGCAACGACGCCGTCATCGAGCGCCGCGACACCTCCCACGGCATGGTCCGCGTAGAGGTGCTCTGCGCGAACTGCGAGTCCCACCTGGGGCACGTCTTTGAGGGCGAGGGCTACCCCACCCCGACGGACCTGCGTTACTGCATCAACTCGCTGTCGATGAAGCTCGAGCCGGCCCAGGCCGAGAACTAA
- a CDS encoding serine hydrolase domain-containing protein yields the protein MPDAAEIAAARPGASQLTVIRDGVVDIDAAFRGGKDGLFMSFSAFKPMISVLIHQLAERGRLDLDTPVAWVWPEFSARGKHAVTVRHVLQHRSGLDVAPAELAAVANPRAAVRVVERLPLRRPPGARPHYEVLSYGVILAEICRRVTGRGLGELLDARVLAPLGLSGQAFLGLPAAVDDRGVRLTGSGVPWRQIAAVARSARIRRAQIASGGLWCSSRVLATFYDALGRTWAGERVLPDLSPERVRDMASLTFDGVDGGTGLHTRWANGVQLGGTAGTFFGSTPGSRTFGHNGSNIAIGWHDPQRRVSFSLMTSHIWPPRRAVRHFRDVADAALAG from the coding sequence ATGCCGGACGCAGCGGAGATCGCCGCCGCCCGCCCCGGAGCCAGTCAGCTGACGGTCATCCGCGACGGCGTGGTGGACATAGACGCTGCGTTCCGGGGCGGGAAGGACGGTTTGTTCATGTCGTTTTCCGCCTTCAAACCGATGATCAGCGTCCTGATCCACCAACTGGCCGAGCGCGGCCGCTTGGATCTGGACACCCCGGTCGCGTGGGTGTGGCCGGAGTTTTCCGCCCGCGGCAAGCACGCCGTGACCGTCCGGCACGTGTTGCAGCACCGCTCGGGGTTGGACGTGGCCCCGGCGGAGTTGGCGGCGGTGGCGAATCCGCGGGCTGCGGTCCGGGTCGTCGAAAGGCTCCCGCTGCGACGTCCGCCTGGGGCACGACCGCATTATGAGGTGCTCAGCTATGGCGTCATCCTCGCTGAAATCTGCCGGCGGGTGACCGGGCGGGGCCTCGGTGAGCTTCTCGACGCTCGTGTCCTGGCCCCGCTCGGGCTGTCCGGGCAGGCGTTTCTAGGCTTGCCCGCCGCCGTCGACGATCGAGGCGTGCGGCTGACCGGCTCTGGCGTCCCGTGGCGGCAGATCGCCGCGGTCGCCCGCTCCGCACGAATCCGCCGGGCGCAGATCGCCTCCGGCGGGTTGTGGTGTTCCAGCCGGGTGTTGGCGACCTTCTACGACGCCCTCGGCCGCACGTGGGCGGGGGAGCGGGTGCTGCCCGACCTGTCACCGGAGCGTGTGCGGGACATGGCGTCCCTGACCTTCGACGGCGTCGACGGCGGCACGGGTCTGCACACCCGGTGGGCGAACGGGGTGCAGCTCGGCGGGACGGCCGGCACTTTCTTCGGCTCTACACCTGGGTCACGCACCTTCGGCCACAACGGCTCCAACATCGCCATCGGATGGCATGACCCGCAGCGGCGGGTGTCTTTCTCGTTGATGACGTCGCATATCTGGCCGCCGCGGCGCGCGGTGCGTCACTTCCGGGACGTCGCCGACGCCGCGCTCGCCGGGTGA
- the hemQ gene encoding hydrogen peroxide-dependent heme synthase, translating to MADNTEKTADELDYVALNRVQRYSQFAVFRAIPGALGSERDALTAEARDFFAALAEEGKVTVRGLYDVSAIRADADFMIWWHAENFDEIQDAYQRFRRTTLGQSLETWWIGNGVHRPAEFNKRHLPSFIMGEEAERWITVYPFNRSYEWYLLEGTERSRILRQHGQAAKDFADVRANTIPAFALGDYEWMLAFEGPELGRIVDLMHTMRYTEARLHVREETPFVSGRRVDDVAEAINALP from the coding sequence ATGGCAGACAACACCGAAAAAACCGCGGACGAGCTCGACTACGTCGCGCTGAACCGTGTTCAGCGTTATAGCCAGTTCGCCGTCTTCCGCGCCATCCCCGGAGCGCTGGGCTCTGAGCGCGACGCCCTGACCGCCGAGGCCCGCGACTTCTTCGCGGCACTCGCAGAGGAAGGCAAGGTCACCGTCCGCGGGCTGTACGACGTCTCCGCCATCCGCGCCGACGCCGACTTCATGATCTGGTGGCACGCAGAGAACTTCGATGAGATCCAGGACGCCTACCAGCGCTTCCGCCGCACCACGCTCGGCCAGTCGCTGGAGACCTGGTGGATCGGCAACGGCGTGCACCGCCCGGCCGAGTTCAATAAGCGCCACCTGCCGTCCTTCATCATGGGCGAGGAAGCGGAACGGTGGATCACGGTCTACCCCTTCAACCGCTCCTACGAGTGGTACCTGCTGGAAGGCACCGAGCGCTCCCGCATCCTGCGCCAGCACGGCCAGGCCGCGAAGGACTTCGCCGACGTGCGCGCCAACACCATCCCCGCCTTCGCCCTCGGCGACTACGAGTGGATGCTGGCCTTCGAAGGCCCGGAGCTGGGCCGCATCGTCGACCTGATGCACACCATGCGCTACACCGAGGCCCGCCTGCACGTGCGGGAGGAGACCCCGTTCGTCTCCGGCCGCCGCGTCGATGACGTGGCCGAGGCCATCAACGCGCTGCCGTAA
- a CDS encoding DUF3000 domain-containing protein translates to MNPVTNSDTNPTTSLAAKAAEKAERESADSPSTPPVFTAAVESMHAAQLRPELTLGTIRPPQRLAPFSHAVGIEVGGAQPDDIVLPDSEGDAFGRLILLHDPAAEEAWEGEMRLVAYIQADMDDVVAADPLLPEVAWQWLTEGLGHADAGYTNLGGTVTATASVRFGDLSGPPRAHQLEMRASWTAETPDLTAHVEAFGQVLANVAGLPPAGVTSLKG, encoded by the coding sequence GTGAACCCTGTGACGAACTCCGATACCAATCCGACGACTTCGCTCGCGGCCAAGGCGGCGGAAAAGGCCGAGCGCGAATCAGCCGACTCGCCTTCCACACCGCCCGTGTTCACCGCCGCCGTGGAGTCCATGCACGCCGCCCAGCTGCGTCCGGAGCTCACCCTCGGCACCATCCGCCCGCCCCAGCGACTGGCGCCGTTCTCACACGCCGTCGGCATCGAGGTCGGCGGCGCCCAACCAGACGACATCGTCTTGCCCGACTCGGAGGGCGACGCCTTCGGCCGTCTCATCCTGTTGCACGACCCGGCGGCCGAGGAGGCCTGGGAGGGGGAAATGCGGCTGGTGGCCTACATCCAGGCCGACATGGACGACGTCGTCGCCGCCGACCCCCTGCTGCCGGAGGTGGCGTGGCAGTGGCTGACCGAAGGGCTCGGCCACGCCGACGCCGGTTACACCAACCTGGGCGGCACCGTCACCGCCACCGCCTCCGTCCGCTTCGGCGATTTGAGCGGACCGCCGCGCGCCCATCAACTGGAAATGCGCGCCTCCTGGACCGCCGAGACCCCCGACCTGACCGCCCACGTCGAAGCTTTCGGACAGGTGCTGGCCAACGTCGCCGGACTCCCGCCCGCCGGCGTCACCTCGTTGAAGGGCTGA